Genomic segment of Populus trichocarpa isolate Nisqually-1 chromosome 12, P.trichocarpa_v4.1, whole genome shotgun sequence:
aatgttaaatctaaacattattaatgaaagaatattaattacactgagaaattgatcactaaaaagttaagtcaaaccactaatgatttttctaatatttgaaggatcatgacacgttgttGGACGATACatctgatcttcaaatataaattaatcaattgatgaattgataataaattaaattgtttaatttatttaattctatttaaatagaattatattttatatttggaccaacaTATTAAGAACTTAATAGGTCACACATATAAAGAatcattagtcagaaattaaactatgatgatttaattaagtatgacttgattaaaatatattttaaaaattaagaactataatataattaatacatggattatatttttagacctagaaaaaacaagtaaggacttgattgattaaatttctaaaattatccttaaataatatacggattttatttaagaaacaaatagttttttttttatagagtttttaagatttcatataaatatagaGTTAAGCctattattttgtaaatgaaacaaaagaagagaagtAGTTGtctgttaaacaaaaaaaactacataaacACAATATTAGAGCTAGCATTCTAGGCATAACAATCTCTTTCTTCTAAATAGAGATTTAAAAGATTTCTTATAGGTGGTTCGTATGGATTATCGTTGGAGGTCGAATAATTAAACGACTCATGATTTGTGACAACCCAGCTTTTAAtgaattattcaaaacaaaacaaaaatcaaatcttcaagtaataaattctctaaataattttagatttatctAACAGAATTTAAAAACttctaaataattattttataatctatgTTGCGTATagtaatatataatattcaaaGAACTAATCAATACATTctacataaaagaattgtaccTCGTAAAATTACAAGAGCACTGAACTAGTAAATTTTCTAATAGTGACTAAGAAAATCAATGAAGTATAAAAGCATCAACTTTAATTAACTCCCCATTAAATCTTGTTCATTAGTCTCTCTCCCTAGCAACATAGAATACATCCCACCATTCATGGATCCACCACCTCTGCCACCTCTCCACAATGCTACCACCTCTGCCAATCCCACCACTGTCCATCTGAACTACCCTGACTCTGTTGAGTCCTCGCCCCGCTCCCATCCACCAGACAGTACATTCAATGAGACTCTCCCGCCTGTCCCAGGTGCTAAGCTCCGCCTAATGTGCAGCTATGGAGGCCACATAATCCCCCGTCCACATGACAAAACCCTCTGCTATGTAGGCGGTGAGACACGTATGGTAGCCATTGACCGGCATTCCTCTCTCCCCATCCTCTCCTCCCGCCTTTCTCGAACTCTCCTCAATGGTCGTCCCTTCACTCTCAAGTACCAGCTGCCTCATGAAGACCTTGACTCTCTAGTATCTGTAACCACAGATGAAGATCTTGACAACATGATAGAAGAATATGACCGCATAAATGCATCATCATCAGCTTTATCTCCTTCCCGTATCCGCTTGTTCATTTTCTTTAGCAAGCCTGAGACTGCAGCCTCCATGGGATCACTTCTTGATGATGCAAAGTCAGAAACATGGTTTGTTGATGCGCTTAATGGTTCAGGATTAATTCCACGAAACCTATCAGATTCTGCTACATTGGAATGCTTAGTGACTCTTGACAATGATCAGGACTTGGAGGCTCAGGCAGAAGGTGTTGAAGGGGAGAACAAGAAAGCTAAGAATGAACTATTGCACGAAGTGCACACCACACTATCTGACTCACCTGTTGTGGAGAAGAATTCATCATTtggttcatcttcttcttccccttcaaTGACCAACCTGCCACCTATCCGGGTTCGTGTGGAGGATCCAAGAGTTGGAGTTGAGGAGCAGTTTGCACAGATGACTTATGCTCAAGTTGTGCAGAAGCATGATGATGGCTATGGCCTTTTATCTGCTCCGCCACCTCCAATTCCTGTATCAATATCTGCAGTTGGAACTGCAATATCCACTAATCCTGCTGGTGGGTCTAGTGAGCACTTGAATCGGCTTTTATCAGATGATGAGAGGTCGGATCAGGGTGTTCCGGTAAGTTTTCGCAAACCACCACTTCCTGTACTGCAGCCCGTGCCACACAAGACCGGTACCTGTTACAACTTGCCTTCACCAGATTCAGTTGCAAGGTATCTTTCCATATTTCTCTTTGCTTTTACTGTTTACAGTGGTCCTCAGTTAAGAACTAGTTTAATTTGTTCCTTACAAATTATAAGTGCATAAATATGATGGATGCTCAACTTGCTTCACCGGCATTGTTCATTGTGGTTTCACAGAAAATGTTCATTGTAGAAGATTAATTTATCATAACAAATCTCGAAAGGCTTTCATAGAAACAGAAAA
This window contains:
- the LOC7493508 gene encoding uncharacterized protein LOC7493508, with amino-acid sequence MDPPPLPPLHNATTSANPTTVHLNYPDSVESSPRSHPPDSTFNETLPPVPGAKLRLMCSYGGHIIPRPHDKTLCYVGGETRMVAIDRHSSLPILSSRLSRTLLNGRPFTLKYQLPHEDLDSLVSVTTDEDLDNMIEEYDRINASSSALSPSRIRLFIFFSKPETAASMGSLLDDAKSETWFVDALNGSGLIPRNLSDSATLECLVTLDNDQDLEAQAEGVEGENKKAKNELLHEVHTTLSDSPVVEKNSSFGSSSSSPSMTNLPPIRVRVEDPRVGVEEQFAQMTYAQVVQKHDDGYGLLSAPPPPIPVSISAVGTAISTNPAGGSSEHLNRLLSDDERSDQGVPVSFRKPPLPVLQPVPHKTGTCYNLPSPDSVASDSSIASASSLSKPMYYQDQAHAAPRDNRGPSSPDTKGDIPIPSSQIQMQQVQGSGYTLPDQQQQQQQFVGGSTHFTTTPMPMTSYYPIYAPPSQQPHLPMDHQYPVYLMQVTQPQPYMSMQTNMVDTATVATTSRPATPSTATYRDPHPPIYPAKTVSTSAKPEMAATVYRTVMPSTPPLVHVPANQFQQSYMGYSQMQHPTQSINAAATNYAYSEYANSTHDQFYYTPSTQGSPQYQSMNPATVVALADDSTRIPTNNTMQQNIGTSQPQ